The Gloeomargarita sp. SRBZ-1_bins_9 genome has a segment encoding these proteins:
- the typA gene encoding translational GTPase TypA — protein MTALIRNVAIIAHVDHGKTTLVDALLQQAGAFRQGEKVPTCVLDSNDLERERGITILAKNTAVRYKDYLINIVDTPGHADFGGEVERVLGMVEGCLLIVDVNEGPMPQTRFVLRKALEKGLRPIVVLNKVDRLRGDPFVALNKVLDLFLELGADDDQCEFPYLFASGMAGHARWRWEDEPVDMQPLFEALIRYVPPPAGDDSKPLQLQVTTLDYSDYLGRIVIGKIHNGRITTGQTAALVTAEGKIIRGKVTKLFGFEGLERVELESAGAGHIVAVAGFNEANIGETITCPDNPLALPLIKVDEPTLQMTFSVNDSPFAGQEGKFVTSRQLRERLFRELETNVALRVEETEDTDRFLVSGRGELHLGILIETMRREGYEFQVSQPQVIYRQIDGQPCEPYEYLVLDVPDEAVGSCIEALGPRRGEMQDMQVGGNGRTQLEFIIPARGLVGFRSEFLRLTRGEGILSHSFLDYRPLAGPIETRRNGVLIALEEGEATFYALKNAEDRGVFFITPGTRVYRGMIVGEHNRPQDLELNVCKTKHLTNMRAAGAEELTQLQPPVEMTLERALEYIGPDELVEVTPKSIRLRKVNKKLARR, from the coding sequence ATGACAGCGCTTATTCGCAATGTGGCTATTATCGCGCACGTGGACCACGGCAAGACCACGCTGGTGGATGCCCTACTGCAGCAGGCGGGGGCCTTTCGCCAGGGGGAAAAGGTGCCGACCTGTGTGCTGGACTCCAATGACCTAGAGCGGGAGCGGGGCATTACCATCCTGGCTAAAAATACCGCCGTGCGTTACAAGGATTACCTCATCAATATCGTGGATACGCCAGGGCACGCGGATTTTGGGGGCGAAGTGGAACGGGTGCTGGGGATGGTCGAGGGCTGCCTGCTCATCGTAGATGTCAATGAAGGCCCCATGCCCCAGACGCGGTTTGTGCTGCGCAAGGCCTTGGAAAAGGGGCTGCGGCCGATTGTGGTGTTAAACAAGGTGGACCGGTTGCGGGGCGACCCGTTCGTGGCCCTAAACAAGGTGCTGGATTTGTTTCTGGAGCTGGGGGCGGACGACGACCAGTGCGAGTTCCCCTATTTGTTCGCCTCAGGAATGGCCGGCCATGCCCGCTGGCGGTGGGAAGATGAACCGGTGGATATGCAACCCCTGTTTGAAGCCCTCATTCGCTATGTGCCGCCCCCAGCGGGGGATGACAGCAAGCCTTTGCAACTGCAAGTCACCACCCTGGATTACTCGGACTACCTGGGGCGGATTGTCATCGGCAAGATTCACAACGGGCGGATTACCACTGGGCAAACGGCGGCCCTGGTTACGGCGGAGGGTAAAATTATTCGCGGCAAGGTCACCAAGCTGTTCGGCTTTGAGGGCCTGGAGCGGGTGGAGCTGGAATCGGCAGGCGCTGGTCACATCGTGGCGGTAGCCGGGTTCAACGAGGCCAACATCGGCGAAACCATCACCTGCCCGGACAACCCCCTGGCCCTGCCCCTGATCAAGGTGGACGAGCCAACCCTACAGATGACCTTTTCCGTCAACGATTCCCCCTTCGCCGGCCAAGAGGGCAAATTCGTCACGTCGCGGCAGTTGCGGGAGCGCCTATTCCGGGAGCTGGAAACCAACGTGGCTCTGCGAGTGGAGGAGACGGAAGACACGGACCGCTTCTTGGTATCGGGGCGTGGCGAATTGCACCTGGGTATTCTCATCGAAACCATGCGCCGGGAGGGCTACGAGTTTCAAGTGTCCCAGCCCCAGGTGATTTACCGGCAAATTGACGGCCAACCCTGCGAACCCTATGAGTACCTGGTGCTGGATGTGCCGGACGAGGCCGTAGGCAGTTGCATTGAGGCCCTCGGTCCCCGGCGGGGAGAAATGCAGGACATGCAGGTAGGGGGCAACGGGCGTACCCAATTGGAATTCATCATCCCGGCGCGGGGGTTGGTAGGCTTTCGCAGCGAGTTTTTGCGTCTGACCCGGGGCGAGGGCATTCTGAGCCACAGTTTCCTAGACTATCGCCCCCTGGCCGGCCCCATCGAAACCCGCCGCAACGGGGTGCTCATCGCCCTCGAAGAGGGGGAAGCCACCTTTTACGCCCTGAAAAACGCCGAAGACCGGGGGGTGTTTTTCATCACGCCGGGCACCCGCGTCTATAGGGGCATGATCGTGGGGGAGCACAACCGGCCCCAAGACCTGGAACTCAACGTCTGCAAAACCAAGCACCTGACCAACATGCGCGCAGCCGGAGCCGAGGAACTCACCCAACTCCAACCACCGGTGGAAATGACCCTGGAACGGGCACTGGAATACATCGGTCCCGATGAGCTGGTGGAAGTGACCCCTAAATCCATTCGCCTGCGCAAGGTGAACAAAAAATTGGCCCGCCGTTAA
- the tgt gene encoding tRNA guanosine(34) transglycosylase Tgt, with protein MSAFRFVIEQTCSQTHARAGQLETPHGVVLTPTFMPVGTLATVKGVAPDQLARTGAQMILSNTYHLHLQPGEDIVAHCGGLHRFMQWPGPILTDSGGFQVFSLSALRQISDEGVVFRSPRSGDWVEFTPEKAIAIQNALGADVIMAFDECPPYPASYDEVKQAVERTYRWLGRCVRAHQRADQALFGIVQGGIYPDLRQLSLQYTLEYDLPGYAIGGVSVGEPVPHIHAIVQQVAPQLPPDRPRYLMGVGTYREMALAIAAGVDLFDCVMPTRLARHGAVLVQGERWNLKNRAFQRDERPLDPTCPCYTCQHFSRAYLSHLFRARELLAYTLLSIHNITELMRFTAGLRQAILAGRFPEKLTFWQQRVTNSDD; from the coding sequence GTGAGCGCCTTTCGGTTTGTGATCGAGCAGACCTGTTCCCAGACCCACGCCCGGGCCGGTCAGTTGGAGACCCCCCATGGGGTGGTGTTGACGCCGACTTTTATGCCGGTGGGCACCCTGGCGACGGTCAAAGGTGTCGCCCCCGACCAATTGGCCCGCACCGGCGCCCAGATGATCCTCAGCAACACCTACCACCTGCACCTGCAACCGGGGGAAGACATCGTAGCCCACTGCGGCGGGTTACATCGGTTTATGCAGTGGCCGGGACCCATCCTCACCGATTCCGGGGGATTTCAGGTGTTCAGCCTGAGCGCCCTACGCCAGATTAGCGACGAAGGTGTGGTCTTTCGTTCCCCCCGCAGCGGCGATTGGGTCGAATTCACGCCGGAGAAAGCCATCGCTATCCAAAACGCCCTAGGGGCGGACGTGATCATGGCCTTTGACGAATGCCCCCCCTATCCGGCCAGCTATGACGAGGTCAAACAGGCGGTGGAACGGACCTACCGGTGGTTAGGGCGCTGTGTACGGGCGCATCAACGGGCGGACCAGGCGTTATTTGGGATTGTCCAGGGGGGCATTTATCCCGACTTGCGGCAGCTTTCCCTGCAATACACCCTGGAGTACGACTTGCCCGGCTACGCCATTGGCGGTGTGAGCGTGGGCGAACCCGTGCCCCACATCCATGCCATCGTGCAGCAGGTAGCGCCGCAGTTGCCCCCCGACCGGCCCCGCTACTTGATGGGGGTGGGCACCTACCGAGAAATGGCCCTAGCCATTGCCGCCGGCGTGGATTTATTCGACTGTGTGATGCCCACCCGCTTGGCGCGGCATGGCGCGGTCCTGGTGCAGGGGGAACGGTGGAACCTGAAAAACCGAGCCTTTCAGCGGGACGAACGGCCTTTAGACCCCACTTGCCCCTGCTACACCTGCCAACACTTCAGCCGGGCCTATTTAAGTCACCTGTTTCGCGCCCGAGAGTTGCTGGCCTATACCCTGCTTTCCATTCACAACATCACCGAACTGATGCGCTTTACCGCCGGTTTGCGCCAGGCCATTCTTGCCGGTCGTTTCCCGGAAAAATTGACCTTCTGGCAGCAGCGGGTCACCAACAGTGATGATTAA
- a CDS encoding FAD-dependent oxidoreductase, which translates to MRIAIVGAGVVGAAIAWELAGVPEWEVSVYEAQAEPAQGVTSAALGLVMAVLSDRGTAKRLASLQRYHEILADADVPGNRRGLLRLYADASAWLKVDKLVARRRAQGWSLELLSPVEIRARFPAIAAQGWVGAVFSPQEWQFHPVLLTRYWLTAAQARGVQVHYQTPVLRVIPEQPLRLQIPGGEQTCDVLVVSAGLGSTQIPGLTAPFRLEPVLGQAVEVFCPELADYPVLYGQDVAIVPQASGQVWVGATVETRTTPDPQAWEQLWQGAVAMCPVLGGRPWQRQWHGLRPHPVEQTAPIVQRDPQCPQVIWATGHYRNGVLLAPWTAQQVRQMIST; encoded by the coding sequence ATGCGGATTGCCATTGTAGGTGCAGGGGTGGTGGGGGCGGCCATTGCCTGGGAGTTAGCAGGTGTCCCGGAGTGGGAGGTCTCGGTTTATGAAGCCCAAGCCGAACCGGCACAAGGGGTGACCTCGGCGGCCCTGGGGTTGGTGATGGCGGTGTTGAGCGACCGGGGGACGGCGAAACGGTTAGCCAGTCTGCAGCGTTACCACGAAATCTTGGCGGATGCGGATGTGCCCGGTAACCGGCGGGGACTGTTGCGCTTGTATGCCGATGCAAGTGCCTGGCTGAAGGTGGACAAGCTAGTGGCACGGCGACGGGCGCAGGGATGGTCGCTGGAGCTGCTGAGCCCTGTGGAGATACGGGCGCGTTTTCCGGCCATCGCTGCCCAAGGGTGGGTAGGGGCGGTTTTTTCTCCCCAGGAATGGCAATTCCATCCCGTGCTTTTAACCCGCTACTGGTTAACGGCAGCCCAGGCGCGGGGGGTGCAGGTGCATTATCAAACGCCGGTGTTGCGGGTGATTCCTGAACAACCCCTGCGATTGCAGATACCGGGGGGTGAACAAACGTGTGATGTGCTGGTGGTGAGTGCGGGTCTGGGTTCGACTCAGATTCCGGGGTTGACGGCCCCCTTTCGCCTGGAGCCGGTGTTGGGGCAGGCGGTGGAGGTGTTTTGTCCAGAATTGGCGGATTATCCGGTCCTCTACGGCCAGGACGTTGCCATCGTGCCCCAGGCGTCCGGCCAGGTGTGGGTGGGGGCGACGGTGGAAACCAGGACAACGCCGGACCCGCAGGCGTGGGAACAGCTCTGGCAAGGAGCGGTGGCCATGTGTCCGGTCCTGGGGGGGCGACCCTGGCAACGGCAATGGCATGGTTTGCGCCCACACCCGGTCGAGCAGACCGCACCCATCGTGCAGCGCGATCCCCAATGTCCCCAGGTGATTTGGGCCACAGGCCACTACCGCAATGGCGTCCTTTTGGCCCCCTGGACAGCCCAACAGGTGCGGCAGATGATCAGCACTTAG
- a CDS encoding SMC family ATPase, giving the protein MIPHQLTLKNFLSYRQATLDFRGLHTACICGPNGAGKSSLLEAMTWALWGKCRAPEADDVIRSGCTEARVDFSFSSGGQTYRVIRVRRRGHTTTLEFQIWANDRWQPLTQRSLTETQEYINRELKLDYHTFIHSAYLRQGRADEFMLKTPSKRKEVLASLLQLEHYDTLAEEAKKRASDHESHIRHLRQTLNQQVQTLAQEVVVREHFQQLQQQIQAQQAAYDRCQQEYQHYQQRQQQRQQWLQQYTWLQQQRAQLASGRRQSQQRRQQLEQRQQELAHILAQADTRTQWYQTYYELQKQEEQLTQKAQQHRQLQAEYNRLEKDYQQALHELELQKRQLETEIKNLQANQQQCLAVCRERERLAHAFVQLETARRYLQELDRRADQYRPLYDRYQQLNQQQEQQRARQEAQRHELQQQLQRLRHQWPSLAHLDQELAALQQQLGELDKKEIYLKHVEEKGKERKSFQDQLKARLQNYQAQMAQLQQKMALLREPEAVCPLCARPLDAQHWQLVHQKQQLEQRELEEAIWLTQEQITVTEREIEVLRQEYREVSNQLKARERLHQKQGQLLQQIQHRQDLQAQITDLEARLQALEQALAQPVVDPEMEQLCAQMAAIGYDEKEHTCARAEVEKWRWVEIKQAEIENAERMYANLAQQLANLTQRQQALEEEMAHFTQHSPLCYALEQCRKQLAELAYDPAAHQALRQQLKQYEQAPLYYQELQNAQQEYPRLQTELAALTAAEAEQARQLQQLDEQLALLEQTLADFPDLSERLQGLETEMQQQWQRLQAQYIESGKLQEQLHQLVQLQEKHQQLQQELAQHEHHYQVYQALTQAFGKNGIQALMIEQVLPQLEATANHILGRLTNNQLHVSFVTQKPKRSGNHRNQMIETLDIVIGDAQGTRPYETYSGGEAFRVNFAIRLALARLLTQRAGATLQMLIIDEGFGTQDAQGCDRLLAAISAIADEYACILVVTHIPSLKEAFPARIEVTKTEAGSQVQLVV; this is encoded by the coding sequence GTGATTCCTCATCAATTAACCCTCAAAAACTTTCTGAGTTATCGTCAGGCTACTTTAGATTTTCGCGGTCTGCACACCGCTTGTATCTGTGGCCCCAACGGTGCTGGTAAATCCTCCCTTTTGGAGGCCATGACCTGGGCGCTTTGGGGCAAGTGCCGGGCACCGGAGGCCGATGATGTGATTCGCAGTGGTTGTACGGAAGCGCGGGTGGATTTTAGTTTTTCCAGTGGCGGGCAGACCTATCGGGTGATTCGGGTGCGACGGCGGGGACACACGACAACTTTAGAGTTTCAAATCTGGGCGAATGACCGCTGGCAACCCCTGACCCAGCGCAGCCTGACAGAAACCCAAGAATACATCAACCGGGAACTGAAACTGGATTACCACACCTTCATTCACTCGGCCTATTTGCGCCAGGGGCGGGCCGATGAATTCATGCTGAAAACCCCCAGCAAGCGCAAGGAGGTCCTGGCCAGTTTGTTGCAACTGGAGCACTACGACACCCTGGCTGAAGAAGCGAAAAAGCGCGCCAGCGACCATGAATCCCACATTAGGCATCTGCGGCAAACCCTCAATCAACAGGTCCAAACCTTGGCCCAAGAGGTGGTCGTCCGGGAGCATTTTCAGCAACTCCAGCAACAGATTCAAGCCCAACAGGCGGCCTACGACCGTTGCCAACAGGAGTACCAACACTACCAGCAGCGCCAACAACAAAGGCAGCAGTGGCTTCAGCAGTACACCTGGCTACAACAACAACGGGCACAACTCGCTAGTGGGCGACGGCAGTCCCAGCAGCGGCGTCAGCAATTAGAGCAACGGCAGCAGGAATTGGCCCATATCCTGGCCCAAGCCGACACCAGAACCCAGTGGTATCAGACCTACTACGAACTGCAAAAGCAAGAGGAACAACTCACCCAAAAAGCCCAGCAGCACCGGCAACTCCAAGCAGAATACAACCGGCTGGAGAAGGACTATCAACAGGCCCTACATGAGCTGGAGCTGCAAAAGCGGCAACTGGAAACGGAAATCAAAAATCTACAGGCGAATCAACAACAATGCCTGGCGGTTTGTCGAGAAAGGGAACGGCTAGCCCATGCGTTCGTCCAATTGGAAACTGCCCGGCGTTACCTCCAGGAGCTGGACCGGCGCGCCGACCAGTACCGTCCCCTCTACGACCGCTATCAACAGCTGAACCAGCAGCAGGAGCAGCAGCGCGCCCGTCAAGAGGCCCAGCGCCACGAACTACAACAGCAACTGCAACGCCTGCGGCACCAGTGGCCATCCCTCGCCCACCTCGACCAGGAACTGGCCGCGCTCCAGCAGCAATTGGGGGAACTGGACAAGAAAGAAATCTATCTCAAGCACGTGGAGGAAAAGGGCAAAGAGCGCAAGAGCTTTCAGGACCAGCTCAAGGCCCGCCTGCAGAATTACCAAGCACAAATGGCCCAGCTCCAGCAAAAAATGGCCCTTTTACGGGAACCGGAGGCGGTTTGTCCCCTATGTGCCCGGCCCCTGGATGCCCAACACTGGCAACTGGTTCACCAAAAACAGCAACTCGAGCAACGGGAATTGGAGGAGGCCATCTGGCTGACCCAGGAGCAAATAACGGTTACTGAGCGGGAGATTGAGGTCCTGCGTCAGGAGTACCGGGAGGTCAGCAACCAGTTGAAAGCCAGGGAACGCCTGCACCAGAAACAGGGGCAATTGCTCCAACAAATCCAGCACCGACAAGACCTGCAAGCGCAAATTACCGACCTGGAAGCCCGGTTACAGGCCCTGGAGCAGGCTTTAGCTCAACCGGTGGTCGATCCGGAAATGGAGCAACTCTGTGCCCAGATGGCGGCCATCGGCTATGACGAAAAGGAACATACCTGCGCCCGAGCGGAGGTCGAAAAGTGGCGGTGGGTGGAAATCAAACAGGCAGAAATCGAGAATGCCGAACGGATGTATGCCAACTTAGCCCAACAACTGGCCAATCTGACTCAAAGGCAGCAGGCCCTAGAGGAAGAGATGGCTCATTTTACCCAGCACTCACCCCTGTGCTATGCCCTCGAACAGTGCCGGAAACAACTGGCGGAGCTGGCCTATGACCCGGCTGCCCATCAGGCCCTACGCCAACAACTCAAGCAGTACGAACAAGCACCCTTGTATTACCAAGAGCTGCAAAACGCTCAGCAGGAATACCCCCGCCTACAGACGGAACTGGCAGCGTTGACGGCGGCAGAGGCAGAACAGGCTCGGCAATTGCAGCAGTTGGACGAGCAACTGGCGCTGCTGGAGCAGACCCTGGCGGATTTCCCCGACCTGAGTGAGCGCCTCCAAGGGTTGGAGACAGAAATGCAGCAGCAGTGGCAACGTCTCCAGGCCCAGTACATCGAAAGCGGCAAATTGCAAGAGCAGTTACATCAACTGGTGCAACTGCAAGAGAAGCACCAGCAACTACAACAGGAGTTGGCCCAGCACGAGCATCACTATCAGGTATATCAGGCGCTGACCCAAGCCTTTGGGAAAAACGGCATCCAGGCGTTGATGATTGAGCAGGTGTTGCCCCAGCTCGAAGCGACGGCCAATCACATCCTGGGACGCTTGACCAACAACCAGTTACACGTCAGCTTTGTGACCCAAAAACCGAAAAGAAGTGGCAACCACCGGAACCAGATGATTGAAACATTGGACATTGTTATCGGCGATGCCCAGGGCACCCGTCCCTACGAGACCTACTCCGGAGGTGAGGCGTTTCGGGTGAACTTTGCCATTCGCCTGGCCTTGGCACGGCTGTTGACCCAGCGGGCCGGCGCAACCCTACAGATGTTAATTATTGACGAGGGGTTTGGGACGCAGGACGCCCAGGGGTGTGACCGTTTGTTGGCGGCTATTAGTGCCATCGCCGATGAGTATGCTTGTATTTTGGTGGTGACGCACATTCCTAGTCTGAAGGAGGCGTTTCCTGCCCGCATCGAGGTGACCAAAACGGAGGCGGGTTCCCAGGTGCAGTTGGTGGTGTGA
- a CDS encoding tetratricopeptide repeat protein, whose protein sequence is MPLPVSVCLIVRDAAPFLPRCLASVQPVAAEIVVVDTGSTDDTVAIARRYGARVHGFTWQEDFAAARNYALSLARQPWILVLDADEELLPEAIPGLQEAMADARVLVVNLWRQEVGARQTPYSLVSRLFRRHPDIGFRGAYHELIDDSVVEICRREPHWQVATLETIALRHWGYVPEVVQAQDKEARARRLLAQALAQNPQDAYRCTKLAAVYLAEGENEQALALLQRALAAQPPEPMVQYEIYFHLGLLYQRQGQVELAETHYQMALGVPCPARAKLGAYTNLGSLYQEQGKSAQAHELFRQVTEIAPTWAWGYYHLGLALRGLNRLPEALAAYQKALELDPNLAPAHQNIGVVWCKLGDLRTAQRHWQQAIALYQQQGSPAGQQLQQELQTLGLLPGF, encoded by the coding sequence ATGCCGTTGCCGGTGAGCGTATGCCTGATCGTGCGGGATGCGGCGCCGTTTTTGCCCAGGTGCCTAGCCAGTGTGCAGCCGGTGGCCGCGGAAATTGTGGTGGTGGATACGGGTTCCACGGACGACACGGTGGCCATTGCCCGCCGTTATGGCGCCCGGGTGCATGGGTTTACCTGGCAAGAGGATTTTGCCGCCGCCCGCAACTATGCCCTGTCTTTGGCCCGGCAGCCGTGGATTTTGGTGCTGGATGCGGACGAGGAGTTGCTGCCGGAGGCCATCCCAGGATTGCAGGAGGCTATGGCGGACGCTCGGGTGCTGGTGGTGAACCTATGGCGGCAGGAAGTGGGTGCTCGGCAGACGCCCTATTCCCTGGTGTCGCGTCTGTTTCGCCGTCACCCGGATATTGGTTTTCGCGGGGCCTACCACGAATTGATTGACGACAGTGTGGTTGAGATTTGCCGGCGGGAACCCCACTGGCAGGTAGCGACCCTGGAGACGATTGCCCTGCGGCACTGGGGTTATGTGCCGGAGGTGGTCCAGGCCCAGGACAAGGAGGCGCGCGCCCGACGGTTGCTGGCTCAGGCCCTAGCGCAAAATCCTCAGGATGCCTATCGATGCACCAAGCTGGCTGCCGTTTATTTGGCCGAGGGTGAAAACGAGCAGGCGCTGGCGTTGTTGCAACGGGCGTTAGCCGCGCAGCCCCCAGAACCCATGGTGCAGTACGAAATTTACTTTCACCTAGGGTTGCTCTACCAACGCCAAGGACAGGTGGAGCTGGCAGAGACCCATTACCAAATGGCCCTGGGGGTTCCCTGCCCGGCGCGGGCCAAACTGGGGGCCTACACCAACCTGGGCAGTCTCTATCAGGAGCAGGGTAAATCGGCCCAAGCCCATGAGTTATTCCGGCAAGTGACGGAAATTGCGCCCACGTGGGCTTGGGGTTATTACCATCTGGGATTGGCCCTGCGGGGGTTAAATCGTTTACCAGAAGCGCTGGCGGCTTACCAAAAGGCCCTGGAACTGGACCCCAATTTGGCACCGGCCCACCAAAATATCGGCGTGGTTTGGTGTAAGTTGGGGGATTTGCGAACTGCCCAGCGGCACTGGCAGCAGGCCATTGCGTTATATCAACAACAGGGTTCCCCCGCCGGTCAACAACTGCAACAGGAGTTACAAACCCTCGGGTTGTTGCCCGGTTTTTAG
- the pyrE gene encoding orotate phosphoribosyltransferase: MSAVSRQELLGLIAQLAYREGDFLLSSGAKSPYYINCKTVTLHPRGAYLVGQLCQALLSPETVAVAGLTLGADPMVTAISLVSAQTNHPVSALIIRKEPKGHGACSQIEGPLPPPGSWVTVVEDVVTTGQSLGLAVEVLRTAGYRVGQGIALVDRQQGGSDYLAQKGVTLTALFTLAEVQALYVQRQSQATGG; this comes from the coding sequence ATGTCAGCCGTTAGCCGCCAGGAACTCTTGGGGTTGATCGCTCAGTTGGCTTACCGGGAGGGGGACTTTTTGCTTAGTTCGGGGGCGAAGAGTCCCTACTACATCAATTGCAAGACGGTGACGTTGCACCCCCGGGGGGCTTACTTAGTGGGGCAGTTGTGCCAAGCCCTGTTATCGCCGGAAACCGTTGCTGTTGCCGGTTTGACCTTGGGAGCGGACCCGATGGTGACGGCGATTAGCCTGGTTTCGGCCCAGACAAACCATCCCGTGAGCGCTTTAATCATTCGCAAGGAACCCAAGGGCCATGGCGCCTGTAGTCAAATCGAAGGACCGTTGCCGCCGCCGGGGAGTTGGGTGACGGTGGTGGAGGATGTGGTGACGACGGGGCAATCGTTGGGGCTGGCAGTGGAGGTGCTGCGGACGGCGGGCTATCGGGTGGGTCAGGGGATCGCTCTGGTGGACCGGCAGCAGGGGGGCAGCGACTATTTGGCGCAAAAGGGGGTGACGCTAACGGCCCTGTTTACCCTGGCGGAGGTGCAAGCCCTGTATGTCCAACGGCAATCCCAGGCGACGGGGGGGTGA
- a CDS encoding phycobilisome linker polypeptide — MFYGPASAGMSSLNDANRRLFRYEVVGLRQNDQTDRQNFPIRRSGSVFIVVPYNRMNEEMRRITRLGGRIVKIEALNGSQPE; from the coding sequence ATGTTTTACGGGCCAGCGAGTGCCGGGATGTCCAGCCTCAACGATGCCAACCGGCGTCTATTTCGTTACGAGGTGGTGGGTCTGCGCCAGAATGACCAGACGGACCGCCAAAATTTTCCCATTCGTCGCAGCGGCAGCGTGTTTATCGTCGTCCCCTACAACCGGATGAACGAGGAAATGCGCCGGATTACCCGGTTAGGGGGCCGGATTGTCAAGATTGAAGCCCTCAACGGTAGCCAGCCAGAGTGA
- a CDS encoding HEAT repeat domain-containing protein, protein MTVAEALAQLQSPDPSQRYYAAWWLGRFRVKEAVPALIAALQDESDRTALGGYPLRRNAARALGEIGDPRAVPGLIACLQVADFQLRAAAATALGLLGDPQAIPALVALLQEQSVPSALGTENLPQPYSAILLALGRLKAHTAIPVIAPFAGHPLPRVRSAALCALYLLTQDEQYIQQLLDLISRSETRLQRVLLTDLGETGHLPVATAIAQAAAEPSFKLMGLHRLLSQWLTTQNSPPDWPAATPVFQLMDQLL, encoded by the coding sequence GTGACGGTCGCCGAGGCCCTGGCCCAACTGCAGTCCCCTGACCCGAGCCAGCGGTATTATGCCGCCTGGTGGCTTGGCCGTTTTCGGGTTAAGGAGGCAGTACCGGCCCTGATAGCAGCCCTGCAGGATGAGTCGGACCGAACTGCCCTGGGGGGTTATCCCCTGCGACGCAATGCCGCCCGGGCACTGGGGGAAATCGGTGACCCGCGGGCCGTCCCCGGCTTGATCGCTTGCTTGCAGGTGGCAGATTTTCAACTGCGGGCAGCGGCAGCTACGGCGTTGGGGTTATTGGGGGACCCCCAGGCGATTCCCGCGTTGGTAGCCCTGTTACAGGAACAGAGCGTCCCTTCGGCCCTGGGCACGGAGAACCTGCCCCAACCCTATAGCGCCATTCTTTTGGCCCTGGGACGGCTCAAGGCCCACACCGCCATCCCCGTCATTGCTCCTTTTGCCGGTCACCCTTTGCCCCGGGTACGCAGCGCCGCCCTGTGTGCCCTGTACTTGCTTACTCAGGATGAACAGTACATTCAACAGTTACTCGACCTGATTAGTCGCTCTGAAACTCGCCTGCAGCGGGTGTTGTTGACGGACCTGGGGGAGACGGGGCATCTGCCGGTGGCGACAGCCATTGCCCAGGCGGCGGCCGAACCCAGTTTCAAACTGATGGGGTTACACCGGTTACTGAGCCAATGGTTAACCACCCAGAACAGCCCTCCCGATTGGCCAGCGGCGACACCCGTATTCCAGTTGATGGACCAGTTGTTGTGA
- a CDS encoding phosphoribosylanthranilate isomerase gives MEVKICGLTDISQAVAIAQIGVTAIGVICVPTSPRYVAPPQQRAINRALAPYPVWRVGVFADIPLNELAESVQRAGFDTVQLHGEESPADCQSLRQALPHLRLIKAIRVRDATSLAQVAAYQPWVDRLLLDAYHPQQLGGTGHTWNWQHLASTVRPGIPWWLAGGLTPENCGQAIHQTQPWGIDVSSGVEIRPGWKDVSKVRQLVAQVANYSRQTPR, from the coding sequence ATGGAAGTTAAAATCTGCGGTCTCACCGACATTTCCCAAGCCGTGGCGATTGCCCAGATAGGGGTGACGGCCATCGGTGTCATCTGTGTGCCCACCTCCCCCCGCTATGTTGCACCACCGCAACAACGGGCCATTAACCGGGCGTTAGCCCCTTACCCAGTCTGGCGCGTCGGGGTTTTTGCCGACATACCCCTCAACGAATTGGCAGAGAGCGTCCAAAGGGCCGGCTTTGATACGGTTCAGTTGCACGGGGAGGAATCTCCCGCGGATTGTCAATCTCTCCGGCAAGCCCTACCCCACCTGCGGTTGATCAAGGCCATCCGGGTACGGGACGCGACCAGCCTGGCTCAGGTGGCGGCCTACCAGCCCTGGGTGGATCGGCTATTGCTAGACGCCTATCATCCCCAGCAGTTGGGGGGCACAGGGCACACTTGGAACTGGCAACATTTGGCCTCGACGGTGCGCCCTGGGATTCCCTGGTGGTTGGCGGGGGGATTGACACCCGAGAATTGTGGGCAGGCGATCCACCAAACCCAGCCCTGGGGGATTGACGTGTCCAGTGGGGTGGAAATCCGGCCAGGTTGGAAAGATGTGTCAAAGGTGCGGCAACTGGTGGCACAGGTCGCCAATTACAGCCGACAAACTCCTCGGTAA